A portion of the Paenibacillus marchantiae genome contains these proteins:
- the wecB gene encoding non-hydrolyzing UDP-N-acetylglucosamine 2-epimerase, with product MSKKIKVMTIFGVRPEAIKMAPLILELQKHPESIESIVCVTAQHRQMLDQVLEVFDIHPDYDLDVMKDRQTLNEITIRVLGGLEPVLREAKPDIVLVHGDTLTTFVASYAAFLQQIQVGHVEAGLRTWNKLSPYPEEMNRQLTGVLADLHFAPTDWSSSNLAKENKSESSTYVTGNTVTDVFQYTVRQDYTHPVLDWAQGKRLVLMTAHRRESQGEPHRNIFQAVKRIADEFEDIAIVYPVHLSPAVKEPAHAILGNHPRIQLIDPLDVVDLHNFYPHTHLILTDSGGLQEEAPSFGVPVLVLRDTTERPEGIEAGTLELVGTEEERVYERTKALLTDETLYASMSQAANPYGDGHASERIVNAILHHFGVNSERPESFHRKFKK from the coding sequence ATGTCCAAGAAAATTAAAGTCATGACGATATTCGGGGTGCGCCCGGAAGCCATCAAGATGGCTCCGCTTATTTTGGAACTGCAGAAACATCCCGAATCTATTGAATCGATCGTTTGCGTTACTGCACAGCATCGTCAGATGCTGGATCAGGTTCTTGAAGTATTCGATATTCATCCAGACTACGATCTGGATGTGATGAAAGATCGCCAGACGTTGAATGAAATTACGATTCGTGTGCTGGGAGGCCTGGAGCCGGTTTTGCGTGAAGCAAAGCCGGATATCGTGTTGGTTCACGGTGATACGCTGACAACGTTTGTAGCCAGCTATGCTGCGTTCCTGCAGCAGATTCAGGTGGGGCATGTGGAAGCAGGTCTTCGCACGTGGAACAAGCTCTCTCCATACCCGGAAGAAATGAACCGTCAGTTAACCGGTGTGCTTGCTGACTTGCATTTTGCACCGACGGACTGGTCTTCTTCTAACCTTGCCAAAGAAAATAAATCGGAGTCTAGTACGTATGTCACAGGCAACACGGTAACAGATGTGTTTCAATATACAGTACGGCAGGATTACACACATCCGGTACTAGATTGGGCACAGGGCAAGCGTCTTGTGCTGATGACAGCTCACCGCCGTGAATCCCAAGGCGAGCCTCACCGTAACATTTTCCAGGCCGTCAAACGGATTGCCGACGAGTTTGAGGATATTGCCATCGTGTATCCGGTACATCTAAGTCCTGCTGTGAAGGAGCCGGCTCACGCGATTTTGGGGAATCACCCCCGTATTCAACTTATTGATCCACTAGACGTGGTGGATTTGCATAACTTTTACCCGCATACTCACTTGATTTTGACAGATTCAGGAGGTTTGCAGGAAGAAGCGCCTTCGTTTGGTGTGCCTGTTCTCGTCCTTCGGGATACAACGGAGCGTCCGGAAGGAATTGAGGCTGGAACACTGGAGCTGGTGGGTACCGAAGAGGAACGTGTATATGAGCGCACCAAAGCTCTGCTTACAGACGAAACACTGTATGCAAGCATGAGTCAGGCTGCCAATCCTTATGGTGATGGACATGCTTCAGAAAGAATTGTCAATGCGATTTTGCATCATTTTGGTGTGAATAGTGAACGTCCGGAATCATTTCACAGAAAATTCAAAAAATAA
- the upp gene encoding uracil phosphoribosyltransferase, protein MGKLVICDHPLIQHKLTFIRDMRTNTKDFRELVDEVATLMAYEITRDVELETIDVQTPVAETQGKVISGRMLGLVPILRAGLGMLDGVVKLLPAAKVGHVGLFRDPETLQPVEYYTKLPTDVTERQLIVIDPMLATGGSAIAAIDVLKKRGCTQIKMMNLVAAPEGVKAVQDAHPDVDIYVAALDDRLDDHGYIVPGLGDAGDRLYGTK, encoded by the coding sequence ATGGGAAAATTAGTAATATGTGATCACCCTTTGATTCAACACAAACTGACGTTTATACGCGACATGCGTACGAATACGAAAGATTTTCGTGAATTGGTGGATGAAGTGGCTACACTGATGGCTTATGAGATTACAAGAGATGTTGAGCTGGAAACTATTGATGTACAGACACCAGTAGCTGAAACACAAGGAAAAGTCATTTCCGGACGTATGCTTGGGCTGGTGCCGATTTTGCGTGCGGGCCTTGGGATGCTGGATGGTGTTGTCAAATTGCTGCCGGCGGCAAAAGTTGGACATGTAGGTTTGTTCCGTGACCCGGAAACACTGCAACCTGTTGAATACTACACCAAGCTGCCTACGGACGTGACAGAGCGTCAGTTGATTGTCATCGACCCGATGCTGGCAACTGGCGGTTCTGCCATTGCTGCTATTGACGTGCTCAAAAAACGCGGCTGCACGCAAATTAAAATGATGAACCTTGTTGCAGCTCCTGAAGGAGTAAAAGCTGTTCAGGATGCGCATCCGGATGTAGACATCTACGTTGCTGCACTGGACGATCGTCTGGATGATCACGGCTATATCGTTCCCGGACTGGGAGATGCAGGAGACCGTCTATACGGCACTAAATAA
- a CDS encoding serine hydroxymethyltransferase, which produces MEQLRKNDPAVLEAMNLELKRQQNNIELIASENIVSEAVIEAMGSVLTNKYAEGYPGKRYYGGCEHVDIVEDIARDRAKELFGAEHVNVQPHSGAQANMAVYLAALKPGDTVLGMNLAHGGHLTHGSPVNASGLLYNFVAYGVQEDTFLIDYDEVRKAAFKHRPRMIVAGASAYPRIIDFEKLASIANDVGALFMVDMAHIAGLVAAGLHPSPVPHAHFVTTTTHKTLRGPRGGMILCRKAWAAAIDKAVFPGSQGGPLMHVIASKAVAFGEALQPSFKTYAQNVVKNAQVLAETLIAEGLNIVSGGTDNHLMLIDTRSVNITGKEAEHVLDSIGITVNKNAIPFDPTSPFVTSGIRIGTPAATSRGMNEEAMVAIGKIIAKTLKNPKDTAKLDEARAEVTALTDQFPLYTDLKY; this is translated from the coding sequence ATGGAACAATTGCGCAAGAATGACCCGGCAGTACTGGAAGCGATGAATCTTGAACTGAAACGTCAACAAAACAACATTGAGCTGATCGCGTCCGAGAATATCGTAAGCGAAGCGGTTATTGAGGCAATGGGATCTGTACTTACTAACAAGTACGCTGAAGGATATCCAGGCAAACGTTACTACGGTGGTTGTGAGCATGTGGATATCGTAGAAGATATCGCGCGTGATCGTGCCAAAGAATTGTTTGGAGCAGAACATGTGAATGTTCAACCTCACTCCGGTGCACAAGCGAACATGGCAGTATACCTTGCGGCTTTGAAACCAGGTGATACTGTGCTTGGTATGAACCTTGCGCATGGCGGACACCTCACACATGGTAGCCCGGTTAATGCTTCCGGATTGCTGTACAATTTCGTGGCTTACGGTGTACAAGAAGATACATTCCTGATTGATTATGATGAAGTGCGCAAAGCGGCATTTAAACATCGCCCTCGCATGATCGTTGCAGGTGCAAGTGCATATCCGCGTATCATTGATTTTGAAAAGCTTGCTTCCATCGCTAATGATGTAGGTGCTTTGTTCATGGTGGATATGGCTCACATTGCAGGACTGGTAGCTGCAGGCTTGCATCCAAGCCCGGTTCCACATGCGCATTTCGTAACGACAACAACTCACAAAACGTTGCGTGGACCTCGTGGTGGTATGATTTTGTGCCGCAAAGCTTGGGCAGCAGCGATTGATAAAGCGGTATTCCCTGGTTCCCAAGGTGGACCTCTGATGCACGTGATTGCTTCCAAAGCGGTAGCATTCGGTGAAGCACTGCAACCTTCGTTCAAAACGTATGCACAAAACGTGGTAAAAAATGCACAAGTATTGGCTGAAACGCTGATTGCTGAAGGATTGAACATCGTATCCGGCGGTACAGACAACCACTTGATGCTGATCGACACACGCAGCGTGAATATCACAGGTAAAGAAGCCGAGCATGTACTTGATTCCATCGGTATTACCGTGAACAAAAATGCAATTCCGTTTGACCCAACTAGCCCGTTTGTAACGAGCGGTATCCGTATCGGTACACCTGCAGCTACTTCCCGTGGTATGAACGAAGAAGCGATGGTAGCTATTGGTAAGATCATTGCGAAAACATTGAAAAACCCTAAAGATACAGCTAAATTGGACGAAGCCCGTGCTGAAGTAACGGCACTTACGGACCAATTCCCACTGTACACAGATCTTAAATACTAA
- a CDS encoding TIGR01440 family protein, translating into MTIELDSEQPGLHEQTTSILRELALAGQLGPGQIVVIGTSTSEVAGKRIGTSGAVEVAQQLLAGIREVQQEFGFDVVFQCCEHLNRALVMERSLLKRLGLTEVGAVPVPKAGGSMASAAYRSLTDPCLAEHVQAHAGLDIGETMIGMHLRHVAVPFRTALRYIGDARVTTALTRPKLIGGERAVYRMEEQPDSTFCD; encoded by the coding sequence ATGACTATTGAGTTAGATTCGGAACAACCCGGATTGCATGAACAGACCACATCCATTCTGCGTGAACTGGCGCTTGCCGGACAGCTTGGACCTGGACAGATCGTTGTGATCGGTACAAGTACAAGTGAAGTTGCAGGCAAACGGATTGGTACAAGCGGTGCTGTTGAAGTAGCGCAGCAGCTTCTTGCGGGTATACGCGAGGTGCAGCAGGAGTTCGGTTTTGATGTTGTATTCCAATGCTGTGAGCACCTGAACCGTGCGCTGGTTATGGAGCGTTCACTGCTTAAACGTCTTGGATTGACTGAAGTGGGTGCAGTACCTGTGCCCAAAGCAGGTGGTTCCATGGCATCCGCAGCGTATCGCTCGCTGACCGATCCATGCCTGGCTGAACATGTGCAGGCCCATGCGGGACTGGATATTGGGGAGACGATGATTGGCATGCATTTGCGGCATGTGGCAGTACCTTTCAGAACAGCACTCCGCTACATCGGTGATGCCCGTGTAACTACAGCACTGACCCGTCCGAAGTTGATTGGCGGCGAGCGTGCAGTGTATCGTATGGAAGAGCAACCAGATTCGACATTTTGTGACTGA
- a CDS encoding low molecular weight protein arginine phosphatase, which translates to MKHILFVCTGNTCRSPMAEGLLRKLASERGIQVDVRSAGVAATTGMPISRHAEAVLRDHNVEGPPHSTLLSSNLVGWADLILTLTRSHKQHVMQVFPDSVHKTYTLKEYAENDEQVLNDLQELDSLFATFEMKRALGQEILASERERAIEIRQRIPSFDISDPFGGSRDDYNIAAAEIRTALDRLLDKLE; encoded by the coding sequence ATGAAACATATTTTGTTTGTATGTACAGGGAATACATGTCGCAGCCCCATGGCGGAGGGACTTTTACGTAAACTGGCGTCTGAGCGGGGCATTCAGGTGGACGTTCGTTCCGCAGGTGTAGCCGCAACAACGGGCATGCCCATTTCCCGTCATGCGGAGGCCGTATTAAGGGATCACAACGTTGAGGGACCCCCACATTCGACGCTTCTTAGCTCCAACCTAGTCGGCTGGGCCGACCTGATTCTCACGTTAACACGCAGTCATAAACAGCATGTCATGCAGGTTTTTCCTGACTCGGTACACAAGACGTATACCTTGAAAGAGTATGCGGAAAATGACGAGCAAGTCTTGAATGATCTTCAGGAATTGGACAGCCTGTTTGCGACATTCGAAATGAAACGTGCGCTAGGTCAGGAGATTTTGGCATCTGAACGTGAGCGGGCAATCGAGATTAGACAACGCATTCCGAGCTTTGATATTTCGGACCCGTTTGGCGGAAGTCGCGACGATTACAACATCGCTGCGGCAGAGATTCGGACTGCGCTCGACAGACTTTTGGACAAGTTGGAGTAA
- a CDS encoding manganese efflux pump MntP yields MWDVSAHVGQLVTILIMAVALGLDAFSLGIGIGMKGIRMRDVLRISTVTALFHIIMPLIGMYTGKYVSSLLGDITTYAAGGLLVLLGAHMILNAFREGDTKLVDHRSLLGVILFSLSVSVDSFSVGVSLGMFSSDLVLTVLAFGVCGGAMSVMGLMLGRRVSQNMGDYGEAVGGAILLAFGLLFIF; encoded by the coding sequence ATGTGGGATGTGTCTGCCCATGTAGGGCAGTTGGTAACCATTTTGATTATGGCCGTCGCTCTCGGACTCGACGCGTTCTCACTCGGCATCGGGATTGGCATGAAGGGCATTCGTATGAGAGATGTATTGCGAATCAGTACCGTAACGGCCCTGTTTCACATCATCATGCCGCTCATCGGCATGTATACGGGCAAATATGTCAGTTCCTTACTTGGTGACATTACGACGTATGCAGCTGGCGGTCTGCTGGTCCTGCTCGGCGCCCATATGATCTTGAACGCTTTCCGGGAGGGAGATACCAAACTGGTGGATCATCGATCTTTGCTCGGTGTGATACTGTTCTCACTGAGTGTCAGTGTGGATTCGTTTTCCGTTGGAGTCTCGCTCGGCATGTTCAGCAGTGACTTGGTGTTAACGGTACTGGCTTTTGGTGTCTGTGGTGGAGCAATGTCCGTCATGGGTCTGATGTTGGGACGGCGTGTGAGCCAGAACATGGGGGATTACGGAGAAGCGGTCGGCGGAGCGATCTTGCTCGCTTTTGGACTTTTGTTTATATTTTAA
- a CDS encoding L-threonylcarbamoyladenylate synthase produces the protein MVTSMWDVNVLVTNENKNDVAKGSAYKQALADLQDAAACLRQGQTVAFPTETVYGLGADARSTAAVEAVFAAKGRPSDNPLIVHIAQRDQLDSLATEVNGTAEALMTAFWPGPLTLVLPVRPGAVSPRVTAGLDTVAVRMPDHPVALQLIAAAECPVAAPSANRSGRPSPTLAAHVREDLAGRIDGIVDGGPTGVGVESTVVQVGDDGTVTILRPGGITAEQLSAVAARVATDPALLAEGPGGDDSPAPRSPGMKYTHYAPTGALCVVEGPPAAVAAWISAALAEAAQRGERTAVLAFAEHAEQYRADAVFSLGEASELGEAARRLYAALRSCDEQGATYIVAEACSREGLGAAVMNRLLKAAGHRLIQVGDR, from the coding sequence ATGGTTACAAGTATGTGGGATGTCAATGTACTGGTAACCAATGAGAACAAGAATGACGTGGCAAAAGGGAGTGCGTATAAACAGGCTCTTGCTGACTTACAGGATGCCGCAGCCTGTCTTCGTCAAGGACAGACCGTGGCATTCCCAACCGAGACGGTATATGGTCTGGGCGCAGACGCTCGCAGTACAGCTGCGGTGGAAGCTGTATTTGCAGCCAAGGGGAGGCCTTCGGACAATCCGCTGATTGTGCATATTGCACAGCGTGACCAGTTGGATTCACTGGCCACGGAAGTGAATGGCACAGCGGAGGCGCTGATGACGGCCTTCTGGCCGGGGCCGCTTACGCTTGTGCTGCCGGTTAGGCCAGGGGCGGTATCCCCGCGGGTTACCGCCGGCTTGGACACGGTGGCCGTGCGGATGCCGGACCATCCGGTGGCCTTGCAGTTGATCGCTGCGGCGGAATGCCCGGTCGCTGCGCCGAGCGCTAACCGCTCCGGGCGGCCAAGCCCGACCCTCGCAGCACATGTGCGCGAGGATCTGGCAGGCCGCATCGACGGCATCGTGGACGGCGGCCCCACCGGGGTGGGCGTCGAGTCCACGGTGGTGCAGGTCGGTGACGACGGTACCGTCACCATCCTGCGCCCTGGCGGCATTACGGCGGAACAGCTGTCCGCCGTTGCCGCCCGTGTCGCCACGGACCCGGCGCTGCTCGCCGAGGGGCCCGGTGGCGATGACAGCCCGGCGCCGCGCTCGCCGGGCATGAAGTACACGCACTACGCGCCCACAGGTGCGCTGTGCGTGGTGGAGGGGCCGCCCGCAGCGGTGGCGGCCTGGATCAGCGCCGCCCTCGCAGAGGCGGCGCAGCGCGGGGAGCGCACCGCGGTGCTGGCGTTCGCCGAGCACGCGGAGCAGTACCGCGCCGATGCCGTGTTCTCGCTGGGTGAAGCCAGCGAGCTGGGAGAAGCAGCGCGCCGGCTGTACGCCGCGCTGCGCAGCTGCGATGAGCAGGGGGCCACATATATTGTGGCTGAAGCCTGCTCACGCGAAGGGCTGGGAGCAGCCGTCATGAACCGGCTGCTCAAGGCGGCAGGTCACCGACTCATTCAGGTCGGTGACCGATAG
- the spoIIR gene encoding stage II sporulation protein R, giving the protein MSRRIVKQIGLIIVCLMMIIMMWEGQKTDAAVAATAIPEQSIRLRILANSDAAGDQLVKREIRDAVVAQMNGWVTELENPQSLEEARGVIRQHLSEIEDRVGEELANRGLTYSYQVELGVVPFPTKLYGGTVYPAGDYEAVRITLGKGEGQNWWCVLFPPLCFIDAGTGDALAKPATASAAAVEPGDAQASVQAATPEARFFLWDMAVKLWDWVTGLFA; this is encoded by the coding sequence ATGAGCAGAAGAATCGTGAAACAAATTGGACTTATAATTGTATGTCTTATGATGATTATTATGATGTGGGAAGGTCAGAAAACGGATGCAGCTGTGGCGGCCACAGCCATTCCGGAACAATCCATTCGCTTGCGTATTCTCGCAAACTCGGATGCAGCGGGAGATCAGTTGGTCAAACGCGAGATTCGGGACGCCGTCGTTGCCCAAATGAATGGGTGGGTAACCGAACTGGAGAATCCGCAAAGTCTGGAAGAAGCGCGTGGGGTCATCCGTCAGCATTTATCTGAAATCGAGGATCGTGTAGGAGAAGAGCTTGCCAATCGTGGCTTAACCTATTCATATCAGGTGGAACTTGGGGTGGTTCCGTTTCCAACCAAATTATATGGAGGTACCGTATATCCGGCTGGAGATTACGAAGCAGTGCGGATAACGCTTGGAAAAGGTGAGGGACAAAACTGGTGGTGTGTGTTGTTTCCACCATTATGCTTCATAGATGCAGGAACAGGTGATGCGCTGGCGAAGCCTGCAACAGCATCTGCAGCTGCCGTAGAGCCTGGGGACGCACAAGCATCTGTGCAGGCAGCTACACCAGAAGCGCGTTTCTTCCTGTGGGATATGGCGGTCAAATTGTGGGATTGGGTGACGGGATTGTTTGCATAA
- a CDS encoding glycosyl hydrolase family 18 protein translates to MNLNRVGTIPSFVKVFMLLFLSFALTVSTFAIGPAKQAEAAPLPKKIIAYVAGWANWTANDIKAEQLSHINYSFALISNGKATITNSDRTKLQLMVGLKSRNPDLKVILSVGGWGANGFSDAALTDASRTTFADSIVQLVTSNNLDGVDLDWEYPTNPAAGTTARPQDKQNFTQLLSKVREKLNAQGQMNGKQYLLTIAAGASSSYLNGVEINNITPLLDWINLMTYDFHGTWDATTGHHTNLSGRDISVTSAVNLFRNSGVPANKLVIGGAFYGRAWTGVQNSNNGLDRPASGGFEPDYNTIVSQYLNKNGYTRYWDSSAQAPYLFNGNTIISYDDPQSLSLKVQYVKNSNLGGIMFWEYSNDRSGALLQAVYSEVTGGGTVQPPNPSGYNYLVAQANQQIISAENQGNDQLVANRTTAGDWELFEWITNSDGTVSLKSKINNKYVTADVNMGGALIAKATTIQQWEKFNRVDLGDGTIALQALANNLYVTCDLNNGGKLVASRNSVGGAWEAFRVNK, encoded by the coding sequence ATGAACCTAAATCGAGTTGGTACGATCCCTTCATTTGTAAAAGTGTTCATGCTCTTGTTTTTATCTTTTGCACTAACCGTTTCAACATTTGCTATCGGACCGGCGAAACAAGCTGAGGCAGCTCCTCTTCCAAAGAAAATTATTGCTTATGTGGCTGGTTGGGCCAATTGGACCGCGAATGATATCAAGGCAGAACAGCTCTCTCATATCAATTACTCCTTTGCACTCATCTCTAACGGCAAAGCAACCATTACAAACTCGGATCGTACCAAACTGCAACTTATGGTTGGACTGAAATCCAGAAACCCTGATCTGAAGGTGATATTGTCTGTTGGTGGCTGGGGAGCTAACGGTTTTTCAGACGCAGCGCTAACAGACGCCTCACGTACAACCTTTGCCGATAGCATTGTGCAGTTGGTAACCTCCAATAATCTGGATGGTGTCGATCTGGATTGGGAATATCCGACCAACCCTGCTGCCGGTACAACTGCACGGCCACAGGATAAACAAAATTTCACACAACTGCTCTCGAAGGTGCGTGAGAAGCTGAATGCTCAAGGACAAATGAATGGCAAACAATATCTGCTGACCATTGCCGCCGGAGCGAGCAGCAGTTATCTGAACGGTGTAGAAATCAATAATATCACGCCTCTGCTCGATTGGATCAATCTGATGACTTACGATTTTCATGGAACCTGGGACGCAACCACAGGTCATCATACGAATCTGTCCGGAAGAGATATTAGTGTAACGTCTGCGGTCAATCTGTTCAGAAATAGCGGTGTTCCCGCGAATAAACTGGTTATTGGCGGAGCCTTTTACGGCCGGGCTTGGACTGGTGTCCAGAATTCGAACAATGGTCTGGACAGGCCAGCTTCGGGTGGTTTTGAACCCGACTACAACACTATTGTCAGCCAATATTTGAATAAAAACGGGTATACACGGTACTGGGACAGCAGTGCCCAAGCTCCTTATCTGTTTAATGGGAATACCATTATCTCCTATGACGACCCGCAATCGCTCAGCCTGAAGGTGCAATATGTGAAAAACAGCAATCTGGGTGGCATCATGTTCTGGGAGTACAGCAATGACCGCTCAGGTGCGCTGCTTCAAGCCGTATATTCGGAGGTTACGGGTGGGGGCACGGTGCAGCCTCCGAATCCAAGTGGATACAACTATCTGGTTGCTCAAGCCAATCAGCAAATCATCTCTGCCGAGAATCAAGGTAATGACCAGCTTGTCGCCAATCGGACGACGGCAGGAGACTGGGAGCTTTTTGAATGGATCACGAACTCCGATGGAACGGTGTCCCTCAAGTCCAAAATCAATAATAAATATGTCACAGCGGATGTTAATATGGGTGGTGCCCTGATCGCCAAAGCCACAACCATTCAGCAATGGGAGAAGTTCAATCGTGTGGATTTGGGTGATGGAACAATCGCGTTGCAGGCACTCGCCAATAACCTGTATGTGACCTGTGATCTGAATAATGGCGGTAAGCTTGTAGCGAGCCGCAATTCGGTTGGCGGTGCTTGGGAAGCTTTCCGGGTGAATAAGTAA
- a CDS encoding FtsW/RodA/SpoVE family cell cycle protein, whose amino-acid sequence MLRMLKKMDGVILFVLLLLMVMSVFTVYSAIQSDPKLGNHHIKTLQFYGIGFVALIGIGLVNYKLYIQYAFYIYGFGIVLLILVNFIGGTINNANGWIKINDYLSFQPAELFKMILILFLAHVLVKRKNSTLRFWKDIVPIGLWTFVPFALVMIQNDLGNALGYIVILVAVLWIGNIKWSHALIALAIVGITFFGFVKAYTSYHDEIFTFLEKANREHWAERIDPWLVPDKATSKASWHTKNAGLAIGSGGITGKGYMQGTSVQSGRVPYTYSDSIFVVIAEEFGFVGGSVLLLMYFILIHRMVLIALHCRDRAGPVVIVGIIGMLLYQVFENIGAFLGLMPLTGITLPFISYGGTSLLINMACIGLVMSIKLYGQEEEDELLIGEQRPTLLERLWSMVKKEKTTA is encoded by the coding sequence ATGCTGAGAATGCTGAAGAAGATGGACGGGGTTATTCTGTTTGTGTTGCTGCTGCTTATGGTCATGAGTGTATTTACGGTATACAGTGCGATTCAGTCCGATCCGAAATTGGGCAATCATCATATCAAAACCTTGCAGTTTTACGGAATTGGATTCGTAGCCCTCATTGGTATTGGATTGGTCAATTATAAACTGTATATCCAATATGCGTTTTATATTTACGGGTTTGGGATTGTCCTGTTGATTCTTGTTAATTTCATAGGGGGCACGATCAATAATGCGAATGGCTGGATAAAGATTAATGATTATCTTTCTTTTCAACCTGCAGAGTTGTTTAAAATGATCTTGATTCTGTTTCTGGCTCATGTATTGGTCAAAAGAAAAAATTCTACGCTTCGTTTCTGGAAAGACATCGTACCTATTGGTTTATGGACGTTCGTTCCCTTTGCACTCGTAATGATTCAGAATGATCTGGGCAACGCCCTTGGATACATCGTGATTCTGGTCGCTGTGTTATGGATAGGGAATATCAAGTGGTCGCATGCACTAATTGCTCTTGCCATTGTGGGGATTACCTTTTTTGGATTCGTCAAAGCATATACGTCATATCACGATGAGATTTTTACCTTTCTGGAAAAGGCGAACCGGGAGCACTGGGCCGAGCGTATTGATCCTTGGCTTGTACCGGATAAAGCAACGTCGAAAGCTTCCTGGCATACGAAAAATGCGGGTCTCGCCATAGGCTCGGGAGGCATAACAGGCAAAGGCTACATGCAAGGCACATCTGTTCAATCGGGGCGTGTACCGTATACATATTCGGATTCCATTTTTGTGGTCATTGCCGAGGAGTTTGGTTTTGTAGGTGGATCTGTTCTGCTCTTAATGTATTTTATCCTCATTCATCGTATGGTGTTAATCGCTTTACACTGTAGAGACCGGGCGGGACCTGTCGTGATTGTGGGGATTATCGGCATGTTGTTATATCAGGTGTTTGAAAATATTGGTGCTTTCCTTGGGCTGATGCCGCTTACGGGCATTACGCTGCCATTTATCAGCTATGGAGGCACCTCGTTGCTCATTAATATGGCATGTATCGGGCTGGTGATGAGCATTAAATTGTATGGCCAGGAAGAAGAGGACGAGCTTCTTATAGGTGAACAACGACCTACCTTACTGGAACGTTTATGGAGTATGGTCAAAAAGGAAAAGACAACAGCGTAA
- a CDS encoding FtsW/RodA/SpoVE family cell cycle protein: protein MLHKFKKIDYSIVFILLILMAISILSIYSTTFGRPKLEGLTKSAVMYYILGFVVFFGMSMINYKFIIKNYLYIYGVGMLLLIFVMFFGKEYYGAKGWLSIFGVSLQPAELFKLCLIVFLSAFLARKKNRPLYFGRDVIPISLCVLPPLLLVLLQNDLGNALSYVVILVGLLWIGNIKFTHALIGFIIAVAAFIGGIQAYIHYHDEIVKFLKDVGRSHWADRFDPWLVPDLTSRDVLWQTYNAKLAIGSGGITGKGYLEGTTIQSNRVPLAYADSIFVQIGEEFGFIGASVLLLLYFILIHRLVLIALECKDRAGPYLIVGIIAMLLYQIFVNIGPFIGLMPLTGITLPFISSGGTSIMINMISMGIVMSIKVHTEENEDILGSAEQPGITELVMKLVRRKSTQQEQ from the coding sequence ATGCTGCATAAATTCAAAAAAATAGACTATTCGATTGTTTTTATATTGCTCATACTGATGGCTATTAGTATTTTGTCGATTTATAGTACCACCTTCGGCAGACCAAAGCTGGAGGGACTCACGAAAAGTGCAGTGATGTATTATATTTTGGGCTTCGTGGTCTTTTTTGGGATGTCGATGATCAACTACAAATTCATTATCAAAAATTATTTGTATATCTATGGCGTGGGTATGCTGCTGCTCATTTTCGTTATGTTCTTTGGTAAAGAATATTATGGCGCCAAAGGTTGGCTATCCATATTCGGAGTCAGTTTGCAGCCTGCTGAATTGTTCAAGTTATGCCTGATTGTTTTTTTATCGGCCTTTTTAGCCAGAAAAAAGAATCGTCCGCTTTATTTTGGACGTGATGTCATTCCGATCTCACTCTGTGTACTGCCGCCATTACTACTCGTATTACTTCAAAATGACTTGGGGAATGCGTTAAGTTATGTGGTCATTCTTGTGGGGCTATTATGGATTGGTAATATTAAATTTACTCATGCCCTTATTGGTTTTATTATCGCTGTGGCTGCTTTTATCGGTGGTATACAGGCTTATATTCATTATCACGATGAGATTGTCAAATTTCTGAAGGATGTTGGACGTTCGCACTGGGCAGATCGTTTCGATCCATGGCTTGTGCCGGATTTGACCTCAAGAGATGTTCTCTGGCAGACGTATAACGCGAAGCTTGCAATTGGTTCTGGCGGCATTACGGGAAAAGGGTATTTGGAAGGAACAACGATTCAGTCGAATCGGGTGCCACTGGCATATGCCGATTCGATCTTTGTACAGATTGGGGAGGAATTCGGTTTTATAGGTGCATCCGTGTTGCTGCTACTGTACTTTATTCTTATTCACAGGCTTGTGCTGATTGCGTTGGAATGTAAGGACAGGGCAGGGCCATATCTGATTGTCGGTATTATAGCGATGCTGCTCTACCAGATTTTTGTTAATATCGGTCCGTTCATTGGTCTGATGCCGCTGACTGGGATTACCTTGCCGTTTATTAGTTCGGGTGGTACCTCAATTATGATCAACATGATCAGTATGGGGATTGTGATGAGTATCAAGGTTCACACGGAAGAGAACGAGGATATCCTTGGTTCCGCAGAACAACCAGGCATTACAGAACTGGTCATGAAGCTAGTTAGACGCAAATCAACACAGCAGGAGCAATAG